A stretch of Desulfitobacterium dichloroeliminans LMG P-21439 DNA encodes these proteins:
- a CDS encoding ABC transporter ATP-binding protein, with protein MNEYLVDIRNERLSFFTPAGEVKALNDVSLHVREGEVLGIVGESGSGKSVTSYSLMGLTAHPGRIIGGDLYFNGHHINKMTEKELREIRGNEVSIIFQDPMTSLNPVYTVGNQIREVILMHTNKSRKEANERARELLQLVGINEPEKRLKQYPHELSGGMRQRVMIAIALACEPKLLIADEPTTALDVTIQAQIIELMMNLRERMGMSIILITHDLGVVAGMCDRIAVMYAGKVIESGTTDEIFYQPSHEYTKGLLQSVPNINERDHKQLVPIEGLPVDMLNPPAGCPFAPRCRSCMKICLSSMPAYTQLSEDHYSACWLLDKAKFEGQTEVQHD; from the coding sequence ATGAACGAGTACTTGGTTGATATCCGCAACGAGAGGCTCTCCTTCTTTACCCCGGCAGGTGAGGTAAAGGCACTCAATGATGTGTCCCTGCATGTCCGTGAAGGTGAAGTATTGGGTATTGTGGGGGAGAGCGGTTCCGGAAAATCGGTTACCTCTTACAGTCTAATGGGGCTGACGGCTCATCCTGGCCGAATCATTGGCGGCGATCTCTATTTTAACGGACACCATATCAATAAGATGACGGAAAAGGAGTTGCGTGAAATCAGAGGCAACGAGGTTTCCATCATCTTTCAGGACCCGATGACTAGCCTCAATCCGGTCTATACCGTCGGCAACCAGATCCGGGAGGTTATTCTTATGCATACCAACAAAAGCCGGAAGGAGGCCAATGAGCGCGCCCGGGAACTTTTACAGTTAGTAGGCATTAACGAACCGGAAAAACGCTTAAAACAATATCCTCATGAGTTGTCCGGTGGTATGCGCCAGCGGGTGATGATTGCTATTGCTTTGGCCTGCGAGCCTAAGCTGTTGATTGCTGATGAGCCGACTACTGCTTTGGATGTGACGATTCAAGCGCAGATTATAGAATTGATGATGAATCTGAGGGAAAGGATGGGAATGTCCATTATTCTGATTACCCACGACTTGGGTGTTGTGGCCGGAATGTGCGACCGCATTGCAGTTATGTATGCCGGCAAGGTGATAGAATCAGGTACCACGGATGAGATTTTTTATCAACCTTCCCATGAATATACCAAAGGACTGCTCCAAAGTGTCCCTAATATAAATGAGCGAGATCACAAGCAATTGGTGCCCATTGAGGGTTTACCGGTGGATATGTTAAATCCTCCGGCGGGATGTCCCTTTGCCCCCCGTTGTCGTTCATGTATGAAAATTTGCCTGAGCAGTATGCCGGCCTATACCCAACTTAGTGAGGACCATTACAGTGCATGCTGGCTGCTGGACAAAGCAAAATTCGAAGGGCAGACGGAGGTTCAGCATGACTGA